One window of the Zea mays cultivar B73 chromosome 3, Zm-B73-REFERENCE-NAM-5.0, whole genome shotgun sequence genome contains the following:
- the LOC100281929 gene encoding tonoplast dicarboxylate transporter: MDKRGSFGGTSSDDVEAPLLPPPARDDGAQELRLPPSWVRALLAHRYPAVAAGPAAAAAVCALVDLAVGGGAHAHHHREARNMLAVLAWVFLWWVTGAVPLAVASMAPLFLFPLFGVSSADAVAKAYMDDVISLVLGSFILALAIEHYQIHRRLALNITSLFCGDPVRPPLLLLGITGTTFFVSMWIHNTACTVMMMPVATGILQRLPRGGAGAGTGAHDEVRRFSKAVVLGVVYASAIGGMATLAGTGVNIILVGMWSTYFPEQEPITFSSWMSFGLPMALILFLALWITLCLMFCSNNTGKALSGYLDRSHLRRELSLLGPMVFAEKMVLAVFGGLIVLWMTRNLTADIPGWGALFHNNVGDGTVTIMMATLLFIIPSRKNKGEKLMDWDKCRKLQWDIILLLGAGFAIAEGFRSSGLTDILSDGLRFLKGAETVVIVPVACIVSGVVTEFTSDDATTTLLLPLFAELAKAIDVHPALLMVSGAVGAQLSYLLPTGSPSNVIGFSTGHITIKDLVTTGLPLKLVGIAALTVLMPTLGSQVFGTNSKF; the protein is encoded by the exons ATGGACAAGCGCGGCAGCTTCGGGGGGACCTCGTCCGACGACGTGGAGGCGCCGCTGCTCCCGCCGCCCGCGCGCGACGACGGGGCACAGGAGTTGCGGTTGCCGCCGTCCTGGGTGCGCGCGCTGCTCGCGCACAGGTATCCGGCCGTGGCGGCTGGCCCCGCGGCAGCAGCGGCCGTGTGCGCGCTCGTGGACCTCGCCGTCGGCGGGGGCGCCCACGCCCACCACCACCGAGAGGCGCGCAACATGCTCGCAGTGCTCGCCTGGGTCTTCCTCTGGTGGGTCACGGGCGCCGTGCCGCTGGCCGTCGCCTCCATGGCGCCGCTCTTCCTCTTCCCGCTGTTCGGCGTCTCCTCCGCGGACGCCGTCGCCAAGGCCTACATGGACGACGTCATCTCGCTCGTCCTCGGCAGCTTCATACTCGCTCTCGCCATCGAACACTACCAAATCCACCGCCGCCTCGCTCTCAAC ATCACGTCGCTCTTCTGCGGGGACCCGGTGCGGCCGCCGCTGTTGCTGCTGGGCATCACCGGCACCACTTTCTTCGTCAGCATGTGGATCCACAACACGGCGTGCACGGTCATGATGATGCCCGTGGCGACGGGGATCCTGCAGAGGCTGCCGCGCGGGGGCGCCGGGGCCGGGACCGGGGCGCACGACGAGGTCCGCCGCTTCTCCAAGGCCGTGGTGCTCGGCGTCGTGTACGCGTCGGCCATCGGCGGGATGGCCACGCTGGCGGGCACCGGCGTCAACATCATCCTCGTCGGTATGTGGTCCACCTACTTCCCGGAGCAGGAGCCCATCACCTTTAGCTCCTGGATGTCCTTCGGCCTCCCCATGGCGCTCATCCTCTTCTTGGCACTCTGGATCACACTCTGCCTCATGTTCTGCTCCAACAACACGGGAAAGGCACTCTCCGGTTACCTGGACAGAAGCCATCTCAGAAGAGAGCTCAGCTTGTTAG GTCCAATGGTATTTGCAGAGAAGATGGTCTTGGCAGTGTTTGGG GGTCTAATTGTGCTATGGATGACTAGGAACCTTACAGCTGACATACCAGGGTGGGGGGCTCTCTTCCACAACAATGTCGGAGACGGAACAGTCACC ATCATGATGGCCACGCTACTCTTCATAATTCCAAGCCGGAAGAACAAGGGCGAGAAACTGATGGACTGGGACAAGTGTAGGAAGCTCCAGTGGGACATTATCCTCCTCCTGGGGGCAGGATTCGCCATCGCTGAAGGCTTCAGGTCAAGCGGCCTGACCGACATCCTCTCTGACGGGCTCCGGTTCCTGAAGGGCGCAGAGACGGTGGTCATTGTACCTGTGGCCTGCATCGTCAGCGGTGTCGTCACAGAGTTCACGTCGGACGACGCGACCACgacgctgctgctccctctgtttgCTGAATTGGCCAAGGCGATCGATGTGCACCCAGCGCTGCTCATGGTTTCTGGAGCAGTTGGGGCTCAGCTTTCGTACTTGTTACCTACTGGATCACCGTCAAACGTAATTGGGTTCAGCACTGGCCACATTACCATCAAGGATCTCGTCACCACAGGGCTTCCCCTGAAACTTGTCGGAATCGCGGCTCTGACAGTCTTGATGCCAACTCTAG GATCACAGGTTTTTGGCACAAACAGCAAGTTCTAG